The following proteins are co-located in the Vidua macroura isolate BioBank_ID:100142 chromosome 1, ASM2450914v1, whole genome shotgun sequence genome:
- the SEC61B gene encoding protein transport protein Sec61 subunit beta, giving the protein MPGPNPSATSVGSSGRSPSKAVAPRAAGSTVRQRKNASCGTRSAGRATSTGTGGMWRFYTEDSPGLKVGPVPVLVMSLLFIASVFMLHIWGKYTRS; this is encoded by the exons ATG CCCGGGCCCAACCCCAGCGCCACCAGCGTCGGCTCCTCCGGCCGCTCCCCCAGCAAGGCTGTGGCTCCCCGCGCCGCGGGATCCACCGTCCGGCAGAG GAAAAATGCCAGCTGTGGGACAAGGAGTGCAGGCCGTGCCACGTCCACAGGGACTGGTGGGATGTGGCGGTTCTACACTGAGGACTCGCCAGGGCTCAAAGT tgGACCTGTTCCAGTTTTGGTCATGAGTCTTCTTTTTATTGCTTCTGTGTTTATGCTGCACATCTGGGGTAAATACACTCGTTCCTAG
- the ALG2 gene encoding alpha-1,3/1,6-mannosyltransferase ALG2 — MEEAEEAGAAGPSVLFLHPDLGLGGAERLVVDAALALRARGCRVQIWTAHYDPGRCFAETRGLAVRRAGGWLPRSLCGRGHALCAALRMAFVALYVLLLSGETFDAFVCDQVSACIPVLRLARTRKKVLFYCHFPDQLLTKRESFLKRLYRLPLDWLEEYTTGMADCIVVNSKFTASVFKDTFKSLSHIKPDVLYPSLNIGSFEEIVPADIADLIPKKKKFLFLSINRYERKKNLALALEALHELRGRLDSHEWDEVHLVMAGGYDKRVLENVEHYEELRRLAAKLDVNDHVTFLRSFSDEQKISLFSNSVCVLYTPSNEHFGIVPLEAMYMRCPVIAVNSGGPLESIAHNVTGFLCDPLPTQFADAMEKIVRDPLLKDTMGAAGRVRVMEKFSSEAFSEQLYQYIRRLTE, encoded by the exons AtggaggaggcggaggaggcGGGAGCAGCGGGCCCGTCCGTGCTGTTCCTGCACCCGGACCTGGGCCTGGGCGGCGCGGAGCGGCTGGTGGTGGACGCGGCGCTGGCGCTGCGGGCGCGGGGCTGCCGGGTGCAGATCTGGACGGCGCACTACGACCCCGGGCGCTGCTTCGCGGAGACGCGCGGGCTGGCGgtgcggcgggcgggcggctgGCTCCCGCGCAGCCTGTGCGGCCGCGGGCACGCCCTGTGCGCCGCCCTGCGCATGGCCTTCGTGGCGCTCTACGTGCTGCTGCTCAGCGGAGAGACCTTCGACGCCTTCGTGTGCGACCAG GTGTCTGCCTGCATTCCTGTACTTAGACTGGCCAGAACCCGTAAGAAGGTTTTGTTTTACTGTCACTTTCCCGATCAACTTCTGACCAAGAGAGAATCTTTCCTGAAGCGCCTCTACAGACTGCCACTCGACTGGCTGGAAGAGTACACGACTGGCATGGCAGACTGTATCGTTGTGAACAGCAAGTTCACTGCCAGCGTGTTCAAAGACACATTTAAGTCCCTGTCACACATAAAACCAGATGTCCTCTACCCATCGCTCAACATCGGTAGCTTTGAAGAAATTGTTCCTGCAGACATAGCTGATCTGATACcgaaaaagaaaaagttcttgTTCCTTTCCATTAATAGGtatgagagaaaaaagaatctGGCATTGGCTCTCGAAGCTTTGCACGAACTTCGAGGGAGACTTGATTCTCATGAGTGGGATGAAGTTCACCTGGTTATGGCAGGTGGTTATGATAAGAGAGTTCTGGAAAATGTGGAGCACTATGAAGAGCTGAGGAGACTCGCAGCCAAACTTGATGTTAATGATCATGTGACTTTTCTGAGATCATTCTCAGATGAAcagaaaatctctctttttagtaattctgtgtgtgtgctttaTACACCAAGCAATGAACATTTTGGCATTGTCCCTTTGGAGGCAATGTATATGAGATGTCCAGTTATAGCAGTTAATTCAGGTGGTCCTTTAGAATCAATCGCACATAATGTTACAGGATTTTTGTGTGATCCTCTGCCAACACAATTTGCTGATGCCATGGAAAAAATTGTGAGAGATCCTCTCTTAAAGGACACaatgggagcagctgggagagtGAGAGTTATGgaaaaattttcttcagaagCTTTCTCAGAACAGCTGTACCAATACATACGCAGAttaacagaataa